In the genome of Oryzias melastigma strain HK-1 linkage group LG19, ASM292280v2, whole genome shotgun sequence, the window GCtgccataaaagaaaaaaagtcaggcttctttttttaaaataaatgttacgtttatcttttaaaagtgtttaaacaAAGATAATCTTACCACTTTAATGTATGGGAATTCTCTGAATGTTCAGAGAAATGGCATAGACATGTctgctaaagattttttttaatctgctttacTGTCTTTGTAAACTatgttttcatgaaattaaaattttagttttaaaaaaaaaatgacgttttctttgtaaaatcaattattttttaattctaaatttaTTGTTTCCATTTTACTCTTGtaatatgctatttttttctcatattttttcttattttatgcttgtaaaattttgaagttttgtttgatttcacaaatatttatttatttattttttttaatggtcgCCCTAATCCTCCAATGTAGTACTAAAcctttttaattacatttttatcctcCTAACTATCagagataaaaacatttctccAGGCAAAATGTTTCCCCTTAGAtttcaacacaacaaaaactttcttaatttttacaaaaaaaaaaaaaaagattgtttttgcaagGAAATACATCCCAAAAAGCTGTGGTAAACAAgtacaaaacaataaatcacaattttcatgattttatcaTAATAAAATGCTCcagttatttttgcttttaaattaataaaaaaaaacaattcctaGAGCCACACCATTTCACATTTAGCATTGTTGAAAAATTAATAGATGCCAAAAGCAGGACACATTTGTTGGTATTTGGAAGGATATCACACAAATACTACAAGTAGTTAATCCTGATTTGTCTTTTAATAAATTTATCGGGGATTTGGACCTGATGCtgaacaaagagggaaaaaaggcaaaaacatgtcaaattagAAGACTGACAATACTATCAAGAGTTGACAGAAATTCCATAATAATCATGCCGGCACAGTATGAATGTGCAGTTCGACATTTAATCCGAATTTATTTCTTGTAATTGATCTGAGAAATTGATTTTCTGATGCCAAATATATGCGTagatttaaaatatgttaataaagtTTCTCTATCTTTAAACAAACCCTAAAGTGCTGTTGTGATTAATGAAGGTAATCCGTTTATTTTTTGCAAGGTCAATCAGTttattgaataaatacattttaaaaaaagatatgaaAGTTCCCGTGCAACAAGGAGCAGAGGGTCAGCTCTCCTGGGAGTGTTATCTACAGAAACCAGGAGGCAAGTTGAGCCCTGACCGGTGCAGAGGAGCTGTTGCACCTGTGTGCAGTTTGCAGTGCTAATGACCGCAGGTGAGCAGGCCGGGTCTTAATGGCGTTTCTGGCCTCAGCTGTGTTTGCTCAGAGGGACCAAAGATCAGCCTAATTCCAAACTGCTAATCCCTGCAGGTAACTTTCCGAGGCTTCAGCTAATGAAGATGTCTGCAAAGACACTTTCATGACTGTTTGTGTGAGTTCATGCACATAGTTTATGGTTAGTATTAAACCTAAATGATGATGAAAGACTTCAGACTTGGTGTTCTTGTTTAGGAATTAGTCCAACTTAAcaattttttgtgcacattcTTATGAGTcagcattttaatttaataaaataaagctgaCGTTTCATCAAGGGCAGCaatcttaaaaaatgcaaaaactttctTAACGTCTTGTCAGTGTGCCCTGCAATTGTGCAACATGCTGTTGCATATATTCTAATAATATGTGATGTTGCTTGTGGCAGTCTTTATGTTTTATCAGTGGAAGTGGTGGACAAAGTTCAAAGGTTTTAAGTCGGCCTTTGTCGGTTCTCATTGTCCATTTTCTAACCTGTCGAAACGCAGGGAGGGGATCCGCTGTGCAGTCAACTGACAGGACCAGCAAACTGTAAGTAATTAGGTGTTCTtacttttctgactttttttttttaaatgcttgtgAAATGTGGTGTTTATGCTGTTCAGGTGCACTCTGATATGTGGATTGTGGTGCAAACGTTTAATCAATTGTAAATATTGATTACAGCctatgaaatgtaatttttgacaaaattagaaaCTTAATGgattaatttctaataaaaatgaatagtttGTTTTAGTTAAGATGGAAGGAATATGAGTAAAGACTCTTAATCTACTATTGCATGAATGATCCCAGTTCTTTTATGGGCTGGACTTTATTGCAGTGATTAGGACTTGTAAGTGTTGTGTAATTTGTGATGACTTTGAACACTATGGATATGTTTCTATGTTGACGAGTACATGCTTTTCCCATTGATCCTAATGGTTCAATATTGGTGTTTTTTCTGCATTCCAGCCACATCTGCACCATGGACTTCATCTTCCACCTGCTGTTCTCTCCTCTCCCACTCCCCATCGTCTTCTCACTAATTGCCGTCGGAGTTGCAACTCTGTTTTACCTGAGCGCGCGGCCCAGTCCCATCAGCAGCCCGGCTGACCTCAACCGCCAAACGTTGGGCGTCAAGGTGAGACTTGGGGGTAAAAAACAATCATCTGACTCTAAAAATGTGATGAGGTAACCAGTGAGTCTGTTCGATGCTTCAGGATGGTGCAAGAAAGACGGCTTTGTTGGAGGACAACAACAACTTGATGTCGTACTACTACAGTGATGCCAAAACCCTTTATGAAATATTCCAGAGGGGTCTGAAGGTTTCAGGTGATTGGATGTGATTTTCTCTNNNNNNNNNNNNNNNNNNNNNNNNNNNNNNNNNNNNNNNNNNNNNNNNNNNNNNNNNNNNNNNNNTTTTGTGTTAAATATCTTCTTGCAACAAAATTCTCACAATACTTTCATATTTAAGTGAATTCAATATTAATGCTGACTTCTCAACATGGATGCAAAGTTAATAGAAAACTGTACAAACTGTTGATGAGCTTGAAAATGctggttaaaaaaagtatttttcaagtAATGTTAGGATTTTACAGAGCCCCTATAGGGatactgaaggaaaaaaataaacataaaatagtttctTGTGTGCGCTGCACAGTTGGTACCTGGCACGCTTCGCATGGTTGCTATCTGGTAAAATTCTAACATTATTTGTGCACAAACAGTATATTATCAttctttgatgtccctttaggggttctGTAGAACTTTACAATTTATataccattttatgtttttagccaaactgCTCATCGTATGGACTAGACTTGATTTTCACTagttctttaaattaaaaaagcttttttttttttttttttaatttaatgcatctttttttttttttaattccgaTTGGGATcttatttattcacaaaaaactGAGATTATCCCTTTGATACCTAAATTTGTTTTAAGCTGTCATCAGTAGGTAATAAGGGGTAAAACCTTCTGATGTTTAAACTGATTTCAGCTAAAGATTTCTTATCTTTTAGCATCCATATATATTTAAAccagttttgtttctgttcatcATCTTCGTGTTTGACTCTCAGCTCATATTTGTAGGCAATGGTCCGTGTTTGGGCTACAGAAAGCCAGGAAGGCCGTACCAGTGGCTGAAGTACAAGCAGGTAACGTATTAAAACGGCTTTTAAAACATAGACTAGATGAAGCGTTTGGGATCATATTTCATCACTTTTCCCTCCATAGGTGTCTGACAGAGCAGAGCACCTTGGGTCAGGACTCCTTCAAAAAGGCTTGAAGCCAAACACCAACACCTTCTTTGGCATCTTTGCTCAAAACAGACCAGAGGTGACTTCAGTTCTGCTGTCTCAAGTTGGAAACGTGTTTTGGCTCAGCTGGCTTATCAGTTTATTTGTGTCGCTTACAGTGGATTATTGGTGAACTGGCATGTTACACCTACTCTATGGTGGTGGTTCCCCTGTACGACACACTGGGTCCCGAGGCCCTGGTGTTCATTATCGACCGAGGTAATTAGTGCTTTTCTTGTACTCTGAGGCTTATTAGAGCTGAGCAGAAGTCCACAAACTCCACGGTCCCTGCAGGGATCAGTGCTGAGCGTAATTTAATCACCTATCAGTCATGTTCCATCACTTTACATTATATTGACATTCTAATCTTTTAGCTATATAACAGCAAAAGTTGGTTCTATtgctatttttctttatcacctACAGtataacatttttctaaagattttattcaaatgctTTCTTGCTCTGAAAACTCCTCCACCACATAAACTCATCGGCACTATGAATGCTTTCAGCTGAGATCTCCACGGTGCTCTGCGACAATCAGAAGAAGGCAGAAACCTTGCTACAGAACCGGGAGAAGGGCGAGACTCCGGTCCTGAAAATGATCATCATAATGGATTCTTTCAGTCCAGAGCTGATTGAGCGAGGAGCAAAGTGTGGAGTGGAGATCATGTCCTTGGAGGACATTGAGGTAATTCACTCTACTTATGAAGAAAGTTGTAGTCATgagttattttacatttttctttcttcagacCTTGGGGAAGAAGAATCTTCAAAAGCCAATTGTAAGTCTAAAATcaagtgtttattttcattgagacacAATATGCTCTATTTAAGTTTGATACTTCTGTCCCAACAGCCACCAAAGCCAGAGGACCTCAGTGTTATTTGCTTCACCAGCGGCACAACAGGTGATTAGTTTTACTACTTAATATTAGTCAAATTAAGGCCATTGTTGTATTAGAGGAAAACATTGAGATAAAATTAAACCTCAACTTGAAAACCATTAAATATACCCTATCCATAGCAAAAtgtagtctatttaagtgtactaAAACTATACTTTGTGCTAAAAGTGAGGTATACTTGAAGATTACTTTAATATTGCAAACTTAAAAtattccaatttagtctgaagaagtattctgTTGGTGTAAATGCACTACATTAACACAGTAAAGTATACTTACTATACTTGTATTCgaatacttaataaaataaacttcaaaagtaataatttttgctgaaaaatcgTAAAGACGCAATGGAATACAACAAATTAACAATTGATAAACAAATTATGTTAGCAAAGGTACACAGCTAGCAAGACCTGCGTCTGCAACCCAGTTTAATAAATGTCATTGAAATGTTACAAAGTAGACGTCACAAACTTCTTTaacaattcattcatttttttgtatgcaCTGTCCTTGATTTCTATTCTTTTCCCCCCGACTTCACTACAGCTAGCAGCAGTGTCGGCCATTTTGTTATTCACCCTCTTTAGGCTCCTCCCTCTAATCCCTACTAAGAATTTGCCAGAAACTATTTACGATCAGTAAATGCAGTTCTTCCTAATTTTTGACTTGTAGTCTGGCACGCCCATAAGAAAGAATCGACTGATATTGAAGCAATTTTTGAGGGCTATACTGAGCTGTCTTTGGTGGGTTGAGTCTTATTGTCAAtatgctaatgtgtagcggtgtcatAGTGATCACAAGGTGTTGTCACAgtgacgtttgttttagtggtatcagtctgtttccctatgttgcaaacaagttttagTTACtagtattgtgaatatgctaacatggctaatacttctaatgtggctaacgttgCAAACATGTTAATGTGATAAGAGTTAACAGTCTTACTGACTGATGTCCAACTTATCTTGCTTAATGTGCTTTGTAGTTTGGTGCttattagcttaaaaatgtagAATTCCTTGACTCACTTctaatattaaagaaaatgcttcttttttttttaaatataggtTTACTGGTCCTccaatataatttaaaatactaTTTCACAATAGTAGCTTACTTAAGCAAgtacaataacaaaaatatatgtagTCTTTTCGaatgctgtttttattaagGATCCAAAGTTCATTTGCGATGTTTTTGTGCTAAGGGGACCCTAAGGGAGCGATGATAACCCATGAAAACATCGTTGCTGATCTTGCAGGTGTCATCAAGATCTTTGAGGTACAAATGccgttttaatttttatgaaattgaactttttttccaagttgATACAATCCAGCTCATGTTTCCTTCAGTCATCTTTTGTTCCAAGTACCCAAGATGTCAGCATTTCATTCCTGCCTTTAGCCCACATGTTTGAGAGGATTGTACAGGTAAGATCAAGTTCATAACGTCCACAGAGGTCACTTTACTGcatttaacaactttttttattatatttaggcGGCAGTATATGGAGCTGGAGCTAGGGTGGGATTTTTCCAGGGGGACATCAGACTGCTGCCAGATGACATGAAGACCCTCCAGCCCACCATTTTCCCCGTGGTTCCTCGACTGCTTAACCGCATCTACGACAAAGTtggtcatattttatttttttcctcagctTTATATGGAACTCAATTGTGTTTATTTCACGATATATTCTTTTAATCATTAGGTCCAAAGCGGAGCGAAATCCCCTTTCCAGAAATGGCTGCTGAACTTTGCTGTGGATAGGAAATATGCTGAAGTGCAGGAGGGCATCATCAGGAGGAACAGCATTTGGGACAAACTCATTTTCAACAAAGTCCAGGTTACATATTTTGTTTaccaaaataatatatatataaagaggtGTTTTTTACTCTAATCTAAAATGAAATATGCCAAAACTTATTTAGGAGTCTCTTGGAGGTCGGGTGCGGCTGATGGTGACTGGAGCTGCACCCATTTCTCCAGCTGTGCTCAAATTCCTCAGGGCTGCTCTGGGCTGCCAGGTATTACTCACCAAATCATCCGTTTCATCTCTAAAGCCTTTTTAAACGTTGGGCTCTCTTTTATAATCTCTAGTTTAATGCTTTTGTTGACACAGATTATACAGTAACCATTGGGTTTGCCCTTTAGTGTTTGCAAATATTAAAGGGTAAATAAGAGCTGTTTTTAAATTCTCTTATCAAAGATCAGGAGTGCTGTACAGTCCTGCTTACGCACATTTGCATAGATGATGCTACCAGAACAATATGGGGttcagtgccttgcccaaggacactttgaaaaatcacaattttagtttattttttaatcacagaatCAATAGAATCATCAACTAAAGGgattaacaaaataaagactAACTGTTAAAGTCTTGGATGTACACAAACGCCACAATTTTAGAAGATTAAACCAATGAGATTAACTTGCAAAGTAAAAGACAAGAAGCTAAATTGACTTTGGTCAAATTTGAAGGTTCAATGCTTCTGCTTTAGTAAAATTTGTAGAATCATTTTGGGTTTTAAGCTATGATTACTGTGTTAGATCTTTGAAGGATATGGTCAAACGGAGTGTGCAGCTGCCTGCACCTTCACCATGCCTGGAGATGCCACCACTGGTatgtattcataaaaaaacagtgaacAGATGATTAGTAAAGTCAGATTTcctgaaaaatgttcatttgatcTTGTTCTGCAGGCCATGTGGGAATGCCTCTACCATGTAATTACATGAAGTTGGTAGATGTTGAAGAAATGAGCTACTTTGCCTCCAATGGTGAAGGAGAagtaagttataaaaaaaaagaaaaataaatactaggGGTGTGTTTTGGCAAGAGTCTTACAATACGTATCTGATATCTCAAGAGAGTACCGGacaatatttcttttctttttttttaattatgacttaagaatgatctgaatattgatacatttttcacaaaagtaaaataaatgttatttaatgatcagaacattaagcactgcaNNNNNNNNNNNNNNNNNNNNNNNNNNNNNNNNNNNNNNNNNNNNNNNNNNNNNNNNNNNNNNNNNNNNNNNNNNNNNNNNNNNNNNNNNNNNNNNNNNNNNNNNNNNNNNNNNNNNNNNNNNNNNNNNNNNNNNNNNNNNNNNNNNNNNNNNNNAatggtttattttgttgttgctttgtgCTCTTATTTTTTCAGGTGTGTATTAAgggcaaaaatgtgttcaaaggTTACCTGAAAGACCCAGAGAGGACTGCAGAGGCCCTGGATAAAGACGGCTGGCTTCATACCGGAGACATCGGAAAATGGCTTCCGGTAAATccaatttttattgtttttctttgcatgagTTGAGCTGATAATACTTGACTAGCAAAGAaacattgcattttaaaaagtttgaagtttcttcatacaatatttgtttttttcccttaataTTAAAGAAACTTGCTAAAACATAACTTGAAAAGATTATTGTtaaactttttggactattgcATGTCTGTGCAGgttaaagctttttgttttttgcgtTTTTCTGACAGAGTGGAGTTCTGAAGATCATTGATCGcaagaaaaacatcttcaagCTAGCTCAAGGGGAGTACATCGCCCCAGAGAAGATTGAGAATGTGTATGTGCGCAGTGAAGCTGTGGCCCAGGTCTTTGTGCATGGAGACAGTCTGCAGGTAAGACTAACACTTCTCAGCTTCGTTTTTCTTGAGTTTACATTACAATCTCCAGCTTGAAtcatcaatactttttttttttttttttttttaaactctttctaGTCCTGCCTGGTTGCCATTGTGGTCCCCGATGCTGACGTCCTGCCAAGTTTTGCCAAGAAACTGGGGCTCCAAGGCTCTATTGAAGAACTCTGCAAAAACTTGGtaatatttctttgaaaattgtctcaatttggacacatttttgtgaGTGAAAGTGTTATAAACTCGTATAATACttgaatctttttttgtgtagGAGGTTAAGAAAGCCATCATTTCTGACATGACCAAATTAGGTCGAGAAGCTGGTCTCAAGTCTTTTGAGCAGGTAAGGTCACCTGTCAGCCGTTTCTAAATggattaatgttttaaaaactacaagcCTGAGCTGGATGTTTGACAATGAAGTcctatttgatcttttttttaaacctacaTTTGATCTAAAACACTTTACctcaaaatgctattttttttccaa includes:
- the acsl5 gene encoding long-chain-fatty-acid--CoA ligase 5 isoform X1 yields the protein MHIVYGRGSAVQSTDRTSKLHICTMDFIFHLLFSPLPLPIVFSLIAVGVATLFYLSARPSPISSPADLNRQTLGVKDGARKTALLEDNNNLMSYYYSDAKTLYEIFQRGLKVSGNGPCLGYRKPGRPYQWLKYKQVSDRAEHLGSGLLQKGLKPNTNTFFGIFAQNRPEWIIGELACYTYSMVVVPLYDTLGPEALVFIIDRAEISTVLCDNQKKAETLLQNREKGETPVLKMIIIMDSFSPELIERGAKCGVEIMSLEDIETLGKKNLQKPIPPKPEDLSVICFTSGTTGDPKGAMITHENIVADLAGVIKIFESSFVPSTQDVSISFLPLAHMFERIVQAAVYGAGARVGFFQGDIRLLPDDMKTLQPTIFPVVPRLLNRIYDKVQSGAKSPFQKWLLNFAVDRKYAEVQEGIIRRNSIWDKLIFNKVQESLGGRVRLMVTGAAPISPAVLKFLRAALGCQIFEGYGQTECAAACTFTMPGDATTGHVGMPLPCNYMKLVDVEEMSYFASNGEGEVCIKGKNVFKGYLKDPERTAEALDKDGWLHTGDIGKWLPSGVLKIIDRKKNIFKLAQGEYIAPEKIENVYVRSEAVAQVFVHGDSLQSCLVAIVVPDADVLPSFAKKLGLQGSIEELCKNLEVKKAIISDMTKLGREAGLKSFEQVKDVYLHPEMFTIENGLLTPTLKAKRADLKALFQPQIDQLYAKIQ
- the acsl5 gene encoding long-chain-fatty-acid--CoA ligase 5 isoform X2; translated protein: MDFIFHLLFSPLPLPIVFSLIAVGVATLFYLSARPSPISSPADLNRQTLGVKDGARKTALLEDNNNLMSYYYSDAKTLYEIFQRGLKVSGNGPCLGYRKPGRPYQWLKYKQVSDRAEHLGSGLLQKGLKPNTNTFFGIFAQNRPEWIIGELACYTYSMVVVPLYDTLGPEALVFIIDRAEISTVLCDNQKKAETLLQNREKGETPVLKMIIIMDSFSPELIERGAKCGVEIMSLEDIETLGKKNLQKPIPPKPEDLSVICFTSGTTGDPKGAMITHENIVADLAGVIKIFESSFVPSTQDVSISFLPLAHMFERIVQAAVYGAGARVGFFQGDIRLLPDDMKTLQPTIFPVVPRLLNRIYDKVQSGAKSPFQKWLLNFAVDRKYAEVQEGIIRRNSIWDKLIFNKVQESLGGRVRLMVTGAAPISPAVLKFLRAALGCQIFEGYGQTECAAACTFTMPGDATTGHVGMPLPCNYMKLVDVEEMSYFASNGEGEVCIKGKNVFKGYLKDPERTAEALDKDGWLHTGDIGKWLPSGVLKIIDRKKNIFKLAQGEYIAPEKIENVYVRSEAVAQVFVHGDSLQSCLVAIVVPDADVLPSFAKKLGLQGSIEELCKNLEVKKAIISDMTKLGREAGLKSFEQVKDVYLHPEMFTIENGLLTPTLKAKRADLKALFQPQIDQLYAKIQ